A genomic window from Quercus lobata isolate SW786 chromosome 10, ValleyOak3.0 Primary Assembly, whole genome shotgun sequence includes:
- the LOC115966051 gene encoding putative protease Do-like 14: protein MSIFLRKLSVSNRNSLLRIIAIASAGSGLLYANSNSNSRANVAVKVPVALQESLSLPWRITQYIFPCPSLLLSDPWQPGMLPLFSSRVGSAPSSDIKKDNSLGAVGGDPKPCCNCLGRDTIANAAARVGPAVVNLSVPQGFYGITNGKSIGSGTIIDQDGTILTCAHVVVDFQGMRGSVKGKVSVFGALYVLSPLVIQLFHKRKPIYNFSINQ from the exons ATGTCCatttttctg AGAAAGCTCTCAGTTTCCAATAGAAACTCTCTCCTTCGCATCATAGCAATCGCTTCTGCCGGGTCGGGTCTTTTGTATGCCAATAGCAACTCAAATTCCA GAGCAAATGTAGCAGTGAAGGTTCCTGTGGCTCTGCAGGAATCACTATCGCTGCCATGGCGAATTACGCAATACATATTTCCCTGCCCTTCGTTACTTTTATCGGATCCATGGCAACCTg GAATGCttccattattttcttctaGAGTTGGTTCGGCTCCATCATCGGATATAAAGAAAGACAATTCTTTGGGGGCAGTTGGAGGTGACCCCAAACCATGTTGCAATTGTTTGGGGAGAGATACAATTGCAAATGCTGCCGCTAGGGTTGGTCCTGCTGTAGTAAATCTTTCGGTTCCACAGG GGTTCTATGGCATTACTAATGGAAAGAGTATAGGGTCAGGAACTATAATTGATCAGGATGGTACAATTTTAACATGTGCTCATGTTGTGGTTGATTTTCAAGGCATGAGGGGTTCAGTCAAAGGAAAGGTCAGTGTCTTTGGTGCTTTGTATGTGTTGTCTCCCTTAGTAATACAACTGTTCCATAAACGAAAACCTATATACAACTTCTCCATAAACCAGTAG